A single Carnobacterium alterfunditum DSM 5972 DNA region contains:
- the smc gene encoding chromosome segregation protein SMC, whose amino-acid sequence MQLKRIDIAGFKSFADKTTIEFHDGVTAVVGPNGSGKSNITEAIRWVLGEQSAKNLRGGKMNDIIFSGSDTRKPVNLAEVTLILENEDQFLPLEFSEISVTRRLHRNGESEFYLNKQACRLKDIVDLFMDSGLGKESFSIISQGKVESIFNSKPEERRSIFEEAAGVLKYKIRKKKAEQKLTETEENLNRVQDIVYELEGLVEPLREQSSIARDFLAYKEQLTEMDIALMVVEIEQLKINWDESKKRMISFEKQLTEKKQSLLECENQLEIKREKKVKLTEEIEENQQKLVQAIQLFEQTEGQKNVLSERNKYTTENLQQLEASKEQSNQAISRLEQQLETINEELELKIEQEKQLKIDFSAAEKEALSLSGNSKETIENLRDEYIEQMQKQTSLRNEQSYLERSSYQVAQKSLKSDVSVSELKESIATITLDFERIIQELTDAQQEVAQKLLLYQEKQASNQLKRQELENNESRMYDALKVLQQAKAKKESLKELNEDYAGFYQGVKEILKRKQKIGGIIGAVAELIEVPKQAELAIDIALGAASQNIIVQDEQSGRKGIQYLKQKRIGRATFLPLTTIKARQLPISIENKARSCEGFLGIASQLIAYPESVATVIQNLLGTTIVAKDLASANTIAREVQFKYRVVTLEGDVMNAGGSMTGGASKSGNQGSLFARKNELTSLTKQIEQMEETLAKKEIEVRTMKQAIKKAELSLNELREIGEKQRLREQELKNQSETLKEKQLRFTRELKAVQYECQEAKEEAESYELKKMNLVKALQTNKIKMDQINHQILLASSQNEEREKNHALINEKQQNLRTKLAAIKEQLVGMKKEQKTVSSQLENQAKENVSLANRMEQISRSEGTHQMTKQELGDKLAQLSEAKLALESHLSKIKSEKNMLEVKLSEIEQLTTKINNQKHYLLEDKAKSEVAMNRTDVAIENRLDYLSEEYGLTFEAAKMSQSLEVSVEEATREVKLLKQSIEELGAVNIGAIEEFERVDDRYSFLIEQREDLLEAKISLYTTMNEMDEEVKIRFSEVFEDISMKFSEVFPKMFGGGSAELRLTDPENLLTTGIEIIAQPPGKKLQQLSLLSGGERAFTAIALMFSIIQVRPVPFCILDEVEAALDEANVTRFGRYLKQFDGDTQFIVITHRKGTMEEANVLYGITMQESGVSKVVSVRLEEAADVHVGIT is encoded by the coding sequence GTGCAATTAAAAAGAATAGACATCGCTGGTTTCAAATCGTTTGCAGATAAAACGACAATTGAGTTTCATGATGGTGTAACTGCTGTTGTTGGTCCTAATGGAAGTGGGAAAAGCAATATAACAGAAGCTATTCGCTGGGTTTTAGGCGAACAATCAGCAAAAAATTTACGTGGCGGAAAAATGAATGATATCATCTTTTCAGGATCTGATACAAGAAAGCCGGTCAACCTAGCTGAAGTCACATTGATACTAGAAAATGAAGATCAGTTTTTACCGTTAGAATTTAGCGAAATAAGTGTCACCAGACGATTACATCGAAATGGTGAGAGTGAATTTTATCTGAATAAACAAGCTTGTCGCTTGAAAGACATTGTGGACCTATTTATGGATTCTGGATTAGGAAAAGAATCTTTTTCAATAATTTCACAAGGAAAAGTGGAAAGTATTTTCAACAGCAAGCCAGAAGAGAGACGGTCTATTTTTGAAGAAGCAGCAGGTGTTTTAAAGTACAAAATACGCAAAAAAAAAGCTGAACAAAAATTAACTGAAACTGAAGAAAATTTAAATCGTGTTCAAGATATTGTCTATGAACTAGAAGGACTAGTTGAACCACTAAGAGAACAAAGCAGTATAGCAAGAGATTTTTTAGCATACAAAGAACAACTGACTGAAATGGACATTGCTCTAATGGTCGTTGAAATTGAGCAGTTAAAAATCAATTGGGATGAAAGCAAAAAGAGAATGATTTCTTTTGAAAAGCAATTAACTGAAAAGAAACAAAGTTTGTTAGAGTGTGAGAATCAGCTGGAAATTAAACGCGAAAAAAAAGTGAAATTAACTGAAGAAATAGAAGAAAATCAGCAAAAATTAGTCCAAGCTATTCAATTATTTGAGCAGACAGAGGGCCAAAAAAATGTTTTATCTGAGCGTAATAAATATACAACTGAAAATTTACAACAACTTGAAGCCTCTAAAGAGCAATCAAATCAAGCAATCAGTCGATTGGAGCAACAATTAGAAACGATCAATGAAGAACTTGAACTGAAAATCGAGCAAGAAAAACAGTTGAAGATTGATTTTTCAGCTGCGGAAAAAGAAGCTTTATCTCTTTCGGGAAATTCAAAAGAAACAATAGAGAATTTACGAGATGAATATATTGAACAAATGCAAAAACAAACTAGTTTAAGAAATGAACAGAGTTACCTTGAGCGTAGTTCTTATCAAGTAGCGCAAAAAAGCTTGAAATCGGATGTATCAGTTTCAGAACTTAAAGAAAGTATAGCAACCATAACTTTAGATTTTGAACGGATCATTCAAGAGTTGACTGATGCGCAACAAGAGGTTGCTCAAAAATTATTGCTTTATCAAGAAAAACAAGCGAGCAACCAACTGAAAAGACAAGAGTTAGAAAACAATGAATCACGCATGTATGATGCCCTAAAGGTACTACAGCAAGCCAAAGCCAAAAAAGAAAGTTTAAAAGAATTGAATGAAGATTATGCAGGCTTTTACCAAGGTGTTAAAGAAATTTTGAAACGAAAACAAAAAATTGGCGGTATCATCGGTGCAGTTGCTGAATTGATTGAAGTACCCAAGCAAGCTGAACTTGCTATTGATATTGCACTCGGTGCAGCAAGTCAAAATATTATCGTTCAAGATGAACAAAGCGGTCGCAAAGGAATTCAATATTTGAAACAAAAGCGAATCGGTAGAGCAACGTTTTTACCTTTAACAACTATAAAAGCTCGTCAATTGCCAATATCTATAGAAAACAAAGCACGTAGCTGTGAAGGGTTTTTAGGTATTGCCAGCCAACTGATTGCTTACCCTGAATCGGTTGCAACGGTCATTCAAAATCTTTTAGGAACAACGATCGTAGCTAAAGACTTAGCATCTGCTAATACTATCGCTCGTGAAGTACAGTTTAAATACCGTGTTGTGACTCTTGAAGGAGACGTTATGAACGCTGGGGGTTCAATGACTGGAGGAGCAAGCAAATCTGGCAATCAAGGAAGTTTGTTTGCTCGTAAAAATGAATTAACAAGTTTAACGAAGCAGATAGAACAAATGGAAGAAACTTTAGCAAAAAAAGAAATAGAAGTTCGTACGATGAAACAAGCAATCAAAAAAGCAGAACTAAGTTTAAACGAGTTACGCGAAATCGGTGAAAAACAGCGGTTAAGAGAACAAGAATTAAAAAATCAATCTGAAACATTAAAAGAAAAACAGCTGCGCTTTACCAGAGAATTAAAAGCTGTTCAATACGAATGTCAAGAAGCCAAAGAAGAAGCTGAATCTTATGAATTGAAAAAAATGAATTTGGTGAAAGCTTTACAAACAAATAAAATTAAAATGGATCAAATCAACCACCAGATTCTACTAGCTTCTTCTCAAAATGAAGAGCGAGAAAAAAATCATGCTTTGATCAACGAAAAGCAACAAAATTTGCGAACCAAATTAGCTGCTATAAAAGAGCAGCTAGTTGGAATGAAAAAAGAACAAAAAACAGTGTCTAGTCAACTAGAGAATCAAGCTAAAGAGAATGTGTCACTTGCGAATCGAATGGAGCAGATATCTCGCTCTGAGGGTACTCACCAAATGACTAAGCAAGAATTGGGCGATAAATTAGCCCAACTAAGCGAAGCAAAACTTGCGTTAGAAAGTCACCTATCAAAAATAAAAAGTGAAAAGAATATGTTAGAAGTCAAATTGAGTGAGATAGAACAATTGACTACTAAAATAAATAATCAAAAGCACTATCTATTGGAAGATAAGGCGAAATCTGAAGTAGCGATGAATCGGACAGATGTAGCTATTGAAAATCGCTTAGATTACTTAAGCGAGGAGTATGGTTTAACCTTTGAAGCTGCAAAAATGAGCCAATCACTAGAGGTTTCTGTTGAAGAGGCGACACGTGAAGTGAAACTTTTGAAACAGAGTATTGAAGAATTGGGTGCTGTCAATATTGGTGCAATTGAAGAGTTTGAACGGGTCGATGATCGCTACTCTTTTCTTATTGAGCAACGCGAAGATTTATTAGAAGCAAAAATCAGTTTATATACTACGATGAATGAGATGGACGAGGAAGTTAAGATTCGATTTTCAGAGGTGTTTGAAGATATTAGCATGAAATTCTCTGAAGTCTTTCCGAAAATGTTTGGCGGAGGTTCTGCTGAATTGCGCTTAACAGATCCTGAAAATTTGTTAACAACAGGTATTGAGATCATTGCTCAGCCTCCAGGGAAAAAACTGCAACAACTAAGTTTGTTATCGGGGGGAGAACGAGCATTTACAGCAATTGCTTTAATGTTTTCGATCATACAAGTCCGTCCTGTACCATTTTGTATCTTAGATGAAGTGGAAGCAGCACTTGATGAAGCGAATGTTACCAGATTTGGGCGTTATTTAAAGCAATTTGATGGTGATACTCAATTTATTGTCATTACCCACCGTAAAGGAACGATGGAAGAAGCAAATGTGCTTTATGGCATTACGATGCAAGAATCAGGTGTTTCTAAAGTGGTGTCTGTTCGTTTAGAAGAAGCAGCGGATGTTCATGTTGGAATAACCTAG
- the yidA gene encoding sugar-phosphatase, producing the protein MIKLVAIDLDGTLLNGEHIISNENKEAIKKAKEQGVKVVLCTGRPLLGMISYLEELNLRESGDYGITYNGGLVQRTDTGDVLSKTTLTKVETEEIFELSKKINVPCNFIDLENIYEPPYPEGRDSLYPTVMTALPYVPIIMEEMSGDIAINKTVFCYSQILLDEAIKNIPAYFFEKYTIMKSRPILLELMPKNVDKGTGIAVLADLLGFEASEVMSLGDEANDAAMIEYAGMGVAMGNATNEIKAMAQYITKTNEEHGVAYAIHKFVLNQ; encoded by the coding sequence ATGATTAAATTAGTTGCAATTGATTTAGATGGAACATTACTAAATGGGGAACATATTATATCAAATGAGAATAAAGAAGCAATTAAAAAAGCAAAAGAACAAGGCGTTAAAGTTGTCCTTTGTACAGGGAGGCCTTTACTAGGAATGATCTCTTATCTAGAAGAGTTAAACTTAAGAGAGTCTGGAGATTATGGCATTACGTATAATGGTGGCCTAGTACAACGTACGGATACTGGTGACGTGTTATCTAAAACAACACTGACAAAAGTTGAGACAGAAGAAATTTTTGAATTAAGCAAGAAAATCAATGTTCCTTGTAATTTTATTGATTTAGAAAACATTTATGAACCACCCTATCCTGAGGGACGTGACTCACTTTATCCTACAGTGATGACAGCATTACCGTATGTTCCAATAATAATGGAGGAAATGTCTGGAGACATTGCAATCAATAAAACGGTCTTTTGTTATAGCCAAATTTTATTAGACGAAGCAATTAAAAATATTCCAGCTTATTTTTTTGAAAAATATACTATTATGAAATCAAGACCGATATTATTAGAATTAATGCCTAAAAATGTAGATAAAGGTACAGGTATAGCTGTTTTAGCCGATTTATTGGGCTTTGAAGCTTCAGAAGTAATGTCCTTAGGGGATGAGGCCAATGATGCAGCAATGATCGAATATGCAGGCATGGGAGTAGCTATGGGAAATGCTACAAACGAGATCAAGGCAATGGCTCAGTACATCACCAAAACAAATGAAGAGCATGGTGTAGCATACGCCATTCATAAGTTTGTGCTTAATCAATAA
- the ftsY gene encoding signal recognition particle-docking protein FtsY has translation MGLFDKIKKAFTGEEKLETTEVTEKYEKGLEKTRKTFSQRMNELFANFRTVDEDFFDELEEVLIGADVGFESTMEITDALRQEVKLKNAKASNEVQQVIIEKMVEIYEKGNTDKPEINLNAEGLTVILLVGVNGVGKTTTIGKMAHLYKQEGKKVMLAAGDTFRAGAIEQLHVWGERVGAEVVSGKAGGDPAAVVFDAIKEAKQQEADILFVDTAGRLQNKVNLMNELEKMKRIIEREIPGGPHEVLLVLDATTGQNAMNQAKEFKKATDVTGIVLTKLDGTAKGGIVLAIRKELDIPVKFVGLGESMDDLQLFDPNEYIYGLFSELIQHSI, from the coding sequence ATGGGATTATTTGATAAAATAAAGAAAGCTTTTACAGGCGAAGAAAAGTTAGAGACCACTGAAGTAACTGAAAAATATGAGAAGGGTCTTGAAAAAACACGAAAAACATTTTCTCAACGCATGAATGAACTGTTTGCTAATTTCAGAACAGTTGATGAAGACTTTTTTGATGAGCTTGAGGAAGTTTTGATTGGAGCGGATGTTGGTTTTGAATCAACAATGGAGATCACTGATGCCCTACGTCAAGAAGTTAAATTAAAAAATGCAAAAGCCTCGAATGAAGTTCAGCAAGTAATCATTGAAAAAATGGTTGAGATCTATGAAAAAGGCAACACAGATAAACCTGAAATCAACCTAAATGCTGAAGGGTTAACCGTGATTTTACTGGTTGGCGTAAATGGCGTAGGCAAAACAACAACAATTGGTAAGATGGCTCATCTTTATAAACAAGAAGGAAAAAAAGTCATGTTAGCAGCTGGAGATACGTTTAGAGCGGGTGCAATCGAGCAGTTACATGTTTGGGGTGAACGTGTTGGAGCAGAAGTAGTCAGCGGTAAAGCTGGGGGCGATCCAGCAGCTGTAGTGTTTGATGCTATAAAAGAGGCCAAGCAACAAGAAGCGGATATATTATTCGTAGATACCGCAGGACGATTACAAAATAAAGTGAATTTAATGAACGAGTTAGAAAAAATGAAACGGATCATAGAACGTGAAATACCAGGTGGACCGCATGAAGTATTGCTAGTGCTAGATGCAACAACAGGACAAAACGCAATGAATCAAGCAAAAGAATTTAAAAAAGCGACTGATGTAACGGGTATTGTGTTGACCAAATTAGATGGTACAGCTAAAGGTGGAATTGTTTTAGCCATTCGTAAAGAGTTAGATATTCCTGTGAAATTTGTTGGATTAGGTGAAAGTATGGATGATCTGCAACTATTTGATCCAAATGAATACATCTACGGATTGTTCAGCGAACTGATCCAACACTCAATTTAA
- a CDS encoding IS30 family transposase, whose protein sequence is MTYTHITMDELVMIEAYYHQGVPVAKIATYLNRTRTPINNVIRFFKAGHTAFDHYLRYKKNKKQCGRKKIDLPKEQQLYIKGKVAEGWTPDVIIGRKEMTIDCSVRTLYRQFKERIFDEVTLPMKGKRKPNGHQERRGRQAYKRNISERIIDYPTFKEEFGHIEGDTIVGVHHKSAVITLVEILSKAIITLKPKGRKACDIENAMNQWFQAIPKNLFKSITFDCGKEFSNWKSLCNQHDVAIYFADPGTPSQRALNENSNGLLRKDGLPKKMDFNEVDQTFVSSVAHKRNNIPRKSLNYQTPLEVFMSYMDEDSLYSLI, encoded by the coding sequence ATGACCTATACCCATATTACCATGGATGAACTAGTGATGATAGAAGCTTATTACCACCAAGGTGTTCCAGTTGCTAAAATAGCTACTTACTTGAATCGTACTCGTACACCGATTAATAATGTTATCAGGTTCTTCAAAGCAGGACACACAGCTTTCGACCATTACCTACGGTATAAAAAAAACAAGAAACAGTGTGGACGCAAAAAAATTGATTTACCAAAAGAACAACAGCTTTATATCAAGGGAAAAGTAGCTGAGGGCTGGACGCCGGATGTCATTATTGGCCGTAAAGAAATGACAATAGACTGTTCCGTACGAACACTTTATAGGCAGTTTAAAGAAAGAATATTCGATGAAGTTACACTCCCGATGAAAGGGAAAAGAAAACCTAACGGACATCAAGAACGTAGAGGTAGACAAGCTTATAAACGAAATATCTCTGAAAGAATAATAGACTATCCCACATTTAAAGAAGAGTTTGGTCATATCGAAGGAGATACCATTGTAGGTGTTCACCACAAAAGTGCGGTTATTACTCTAGTAGAGATTTTATCAAAAGCTATCATTACCTTAAAGCCCAAAGGGCGTAAAGCCTGCGACATTGAGAATGCCATGAATCAATGGTTCCAAGCCATACCAAAAAATTTATTCAAATCCATTACGTTTGATTGCGGAAAGGAGTTTTCCAACTGGAAATCTTTGTGCAACCAACATGATGTCGCTATTTACTTCGCTGATCCTGGAACGCCTTCACAACGAGCTTTAAATGAGAATTCTAATGGACTTCTTCGAAAAGATGGATTGCCAAAAAAAATGGATTTCAACGAAGTTGACCAGACTTTCGTATCATCTGTTGCACACAAACGAAATAACATTCCAAGGAAGTCACTAAATTACCAAACACCGTTGGAAGTTTTTATGAGTTATATGGATGAAGATAGTTTGTATAGCTTAATTTGA
- a CDS encoding ISL3 family transposase has protein sequence MSHNNCIRTALDLKDKNIFFDEKFCEEKRIKGFRSKVFYATLTYKPTHCECCGMKNHAYSIVKNGYLTSRVKWVSSTHYATSIRLKKQRFLCRACGVTFVARSPEIEEGCFIAKRVKQSIAVELADTISIKDLSKRHFVSPTTVDRVLKQLNQSVKNTFKSLPQHLSFDEFQSVKNVEGKMSFIYSNADTHEPIDILPTRLLLALRRHFLRYPYKTRMNVKTIVVDMNAAYFTLVKDLFPNAKVIIDRFHIVQLISRSLNQTRVQTMKQFHTSNSEDLKNYRKFKRYWQLLLKDSDDLNFKDYRYQRLFKKPLPNTEIIDYLLTLDETLKATYDLYQNLLYYSKKNDYKGFKNLVLKASPKELSPFMQTALKTLRKHLPRIKHTFMYPYSNGALEGSINKIKVIKRVAYGYRNFQNFRCRILISFKAKKSSARRFSHAA, from the coding sequence ATGTCTCATAATAATTGTATCCGAACTGCACTTGATTTAAAAGATAAAAATATCTTTTTTGATGAAAAATTTTGCGAGGAGAAACGAATCAAAGGGTTCAGATCAAAAGTTTTCTATGCCACTTTAACGTACAAACCCACTCACTGTGAGTGTTGTGGGATGAAGAACCACGCCTACTCTATTGTAAAGAATGGGTATTTAACCTCTAGGGTTAAATGGGTCAGTTCGACTCATTATGCAACGTCTATTCGATTAAAGAAGCAGCGGTTTCTTTGTAGAGCATGCGGTGTTACCTTTGTTGCACGTTCTCCTGAAATTGAAGAAGGTTGCTTCATCGCTAAACGGGTCAAACAGTCTATCGCGGTTGAATTAGCCGACACTATTTCTATAAAAGACCTGTCTAAACGGCATTTTGTTTCTCCTACCACTGTAGACAGAGTCTTGAAACAACTCAATCAGTCTGTTAAAAATACCTTCAAATCCTTGCCGCAACACCTCTCTTTCGATGAATTTCAATCCGTTAAAAACGTCGAAGGAAAAATGAGCTTTATTTATTCGAATGCAGACACACATGAACCAATCGATATCTTGCCAACTCGGCTGCTACTAGCTTTACGCCGTCACTTTCTTCGCTATCCCTATAAGACGAGGATGAACGTAAAAACGATTGTCGTAGACATGAACGCGGCCTACTTTACATTAGTTAAAGATCTCTTTCCTAATGCTAAAGTGATCATTGACCGTTTCCATATCGTTCAGTTGATATCACGCTCGTTGAATCAAACCAGAGTTCAAACAATGAAACAATTCCATACCTCTAATTCAGAAGATTTAAAGAATTACAGAAAATTTAAAAGGTACTGGCAACTCCTGTTAAAGGATTCAGACGACTTAAATTTTAAGGATTACCGCTATCAACGACTCTTTAAAAAACCTTTACCGAATACAGAAATCATCGACTACCTACTTACGCTCGACGAGACTCTTAAAGCGACGTATGATTTGTATCAAAATCTTCTTTATTATTCTAAAAAAAATGACTATAAAGGGTTTAAAAACCTTGTACTTAAGGCTTCTCCTAAAGAGTTATCTCCTTTTATGCAGACTGCCCTTAAAACCCTGCGTAAACACTTGCCTAGGATAAAACATACTTTTATGTATCCCTATTCTAACGGTGCTTTAGAAGGGTCAATCAATAAAATAAAAGTCATCAAACGGGTTGCTTATGGTTATCGGAATTTTCAGAACTTTAGATGTCGTATTTTGATTAGTTTTAAAGCAAAAAAAAGCAGCGCGAGAAGATTCTCTCACGCTGCTTAA
- a CDS encoding putative DNA-binding protein produces MEIEKTNQMNALFDFYGSLLTEKQKSYMQLYYADDFSLGEIAEEFEVSRQAIYDNIKRTENSLIEYERKLHLLEDFNATKAVVEDMSSYIKSHYPKDESLEQFIQLLKRDRDEK; encoded by the coding sequence TTGGAAATTGAAAAAACAAATCAAATGAACGCCTTATTCGATTTCTATGGCTCCTTATTGACAGAGAAACAAAAAAGCTACATGCAATTGTACTATGCAGATGATTTTTCTTTAGGTGAAATTGCAGAAGAATTTGAAGTTAGTCGTCAAGCAATTTATGATAACATAAAGCGAACTGAAAATAGTTTAATAGAATATGAACGGAAATTGCATTTATTAGAAGATTTCAACGCAACAAAGGCAGTTGTAGAAGATATGTCGAGTTACATTAAAAGTCATTATCCAAAAGATGAGTCATTAGAACAGTTTATCCAGTTATTAAAAAGAGATAGAGATGAGAAATAA
- the ffh gene encoding signal recognition particle protein, which translates to MAFEGLTERLQNAMTKMRRKGKVTEADVKEMMREVRLALLEADVNFKVVKDFLKTVSARAVGAEVLDSLSPGQQIIKIVSEELTDLMGGEQATIQTAAKAPTVVMMVGLQGAGKTTTAGKLASYLRKNQNKRSLLIAADIYRPAAIQQLETIGKQLDIPVFSMGDQVSPVEIARQGIEKAKAEHLDFVLIDTAGRLQIDETLMQELSDIKETTQPTEIFLVVDAMTGQEAANVASSFNEQLDISGVILTKLDGDTRGGAALSIRAVTGKPIKFTGSGEKLDALEPFYPDRMANRILGMGDMLTLIEKAQEDFDEKKSEEMMTKLRENTFDFNDFIEQMDQVSNMGPMEDILKMIPGMSNVPGLDKLQIDPKDTARMKAIVLSMTPKERENPDLLSQSRRRRIARGSARPIAEVNRLIKQFNESKKMMGQMSKGNMNGMENLFGQGAKGKLGKIAMNSMVRKNKKKMKKKNKKSRK; encoded by the coding sequence ATGGCATTTGAAGGTTTAACGGAGCGTCTCCAAAATGCGATGACGAAAATGCGTCGTAAAGGGAAAGTAACAGAAGCTGATGTAAAAGAAATGATGAGAGAAGTGCGACTAGCTTTACTAGAAGCAGACGTTAACTTCAAAGTTGTTAAAGACTTTTTGAAAACGGTTAGTGCACGTGCAGTTGGTGCAGAAGTATTAGATAGCCTTTCTCCTGGACAGCAAATCATTAAAATTGTTAGTGAAGAATTAACTGATTTAATGGGTGGGGAACAAGCGACGATCCAAACAGCGGCAAAAGCACCAACCGTTGTCATGATGGTTGGGCTTCAAGGAGCAGGTAAAACGACTACAGCTGGTAAATTAGCTAGCTACTTACGTAAAAATCAAAACAAACGTTCTTTATTGATAGCAGCAGATATCTATCGTCCAGCGGCTATCCAACAATTGGAAACGATTGGTAAACAGTTAGATATACCGGTTTTCTCTATGGGAGATCAAGTAAGTCCTGTTGAAATTGCAAGACAAGGGATCGAAAAAGCCAAAGCAGAACATTTAGATTTTGTGCTGATCGATACTGCTGGACGTTTACAAATTGATGAAACATTGATGCAAGAATTAAGTGATATTAAAGAAACAACACAGCCAACAGAAATCTTTTTAGTTGTAGATGCTATGACTGGACAAGAAGCTGCAAATGTTGCCTCTTCTTTTAACGAACAATTAGATATCTCGGGTGTTATCTTAACGAAATTAGATGGCGATACTCGTGGTGGGGCTGCACTTTCTATTCGTGCAGTTACTGGTAAACCAATCAAATTTACAGGATCTGGGGAAAAATTAGATGCTTTAGAACCATTCTATCCAGACCGTATGGCTAACCGTATTTTAGGTATGGGAGATATGTTGACTCTGATTGAAAAGGCTCAAGAAGACTTTGATGAAAAAAAATCAGAAGAAATGATGACAAAATTACGGGAAAATACTTTTGACTTCAATGATTTTATTGAACAAATGGATCAAGTCAGCAATATGGGACCGATGGAAGATATTTTAAAAATGATTCCAGGCATGAGCAATGTTCCTGGGTTGGATAAACTTCAAATCGATCCAAAAGATACTGCCCGTATGAAAGCTATTGTCTTATCTATGACACCTAAAGAGAGAGAAAATCCAGATCTTTTATCTCAAAGCAGACGCCGCAGAATTGCTCGAGGATCTGCTCGTCCAATAGCTGAAGTCAATCGATTGATCAAACAATTCAATGAATCTAAAAAAATGATGGGCCAAATGTCTAAAGGAAATATGAATGGCATGGAAAATCTATTTGGACAAGGTGCAAAAGGCAAACTTGGGAAAATAGCAATGAATTCTATGGTCCGTAAAAACAAGAAAAAAATGAAGAAAAAAAATAAAAAAAGTCGTAAATAA
- the rpsP gene encoding 30S ribosomal protein S16, which produces MAVKIRLKRMGSKRNPFYRIVVADSRSPRDGRFIETVGTYNPVVNPAEVKVDEESVLKWLANGAQPSDTIRNILSKEGIMKKFHESKNSK; this is translated from the coding sequence ATGGCAGTAAAAATTCGTTTAAAACGCATGGGATCTAAAAGAAATCCATTTTACCGTATCGTAGTTGCAGATTCACGTTCTCCACGTGATGGACGTTTCATCGAAACTGTAGGAACATACAATCCAGTTGTTAATCCAGCAGAAGTAAAAGTGGACGAAGAATCAGTATTAAAATGGTTAGCTAATGGTGCTCAACCTTCTGATACAATTCGTAACATCCTTTCAAAAGAAGGCATTATGAAAAAATTCCATGAATCAAAAAACAGTAAATAA
- a CDS encoding KH domain-containing protein → MADIKELILTVVSPLVSHPDELMIDLVETEEFLEYQLSVHPDDVGRVIGKKGRVAKAIRTIVYSVRVLGLKRVRLTIVNS, encoded by the coding sequence ATGGCTGACATAAAAGAATTAATTCTTACAGTTGTGAGTCCTCTTGTAAGTCATCCTGATGAGTTGATGATTGATTTAGTAGAAACTGAAGAGTTTTTAGAATATCAATTATCAGTTCATCCTGATGATGTAGGGCGAGTAATTGGAAAAAAAGGTCGCGTAGCTAAAGCTATCCGTACAATTGTTTACAGTGTGAGAGTTCTTGGACTTAAGCGTGTAAGATTAACAATTGTAAATAGCTAA
- the rimM gene encoding ribosome maturation factor RimM (Essential for efficient processing of 16S rRNA) has translation MMKMYNVGKIVNTQGIKGEVRVISKTDFPEERYKKGSTLSLFKDGKKVTELTVASHRKQKNFDIISFENHPNINDVEKYRDCMLKVSEERLTDLPKNEFYLHQIIGLTVQDEEKNVIGKISEVMSPGANDVWVIERPKKKDLLIPYIEDIVLEVDLEEQLVTIHVMEGLDD, from the coding sequence ATGATGAAAATGTACAATGTAGGAAAAATTGTTAACACACAAGGAATAAAAGGTGAGGTCCGTGTTATTTCAAAAACAGATTTTCCAGAAGAACGGTATAAAAAAGGGTCGACATTATCTTTATTTAAAGACGGAAAAAAAGTAACTGAATTAACGGTTGCAAGTCACCGCAAACAGAAGAACTTTGATATTATTTCTTTTGAAAACCATCCTAACATCAATGATGTAGAAAAATACCGTGATTGCATGTTGAAAGTTAGTGAAGAGCGATTAACTGATTTACCTAAAAATGAATTTTATTTACACCAAATTATTGGGCTGACCGTCCAAGATGAAGAGAAAAATGTAATCGGAAAAATCAGCGAAGTAATGTCACCAGGTGCTAATGATGTATGGGTAATTGAGCGACCTAAAAAGAAGGATTTGCTGATTCCATACATTGAAGATATAGTATTAGAGGTAGATTTAGAAGAGCAGCTAGTCACTATTCATGTGATGGAAGGGCTAGATGATTAA